The Candidatus Baltobacteraceae bacterium region CCGCCGCGGAAATGGAAGTCCATCACGCCCAACGCCACGTCAAAGCCGCCGATTTGACCGAAGCCGCAGACGACCGCTTCGCTCAATCCACTCTTCTCGCGATCGCCGCGCAGCTTCACCGGATACGTCTTCTTGTCGGACCACTGCAGCGGATCTCCGGCACCGATCTCGGCGCCGATTTCGGCGAAGGCGCCGTCGATAATGGTGCTGATCCGATCGTAGGCGCCCATGCGAAAGTGATGGCTGCATCGCGGACACACGAACGCGTTTGCCGCGAGGTCGCGCCGATACAGGACTTCACCGCATTTCGGACACTTCGTCCATAACGCGGCATCGCGCGTTTCCGCATCGCCGCCGCGCCGTGCGCGCAGCCACTCGGGCATTTGCATCATCGCAGTTTGGCCGTGTACAGCTTACGCAGCTGCTTCAAATAGTTGATGATTTCTTTCTGGTTGAGCTTCGACTCGCCGACGGTTCGATCTTTGAAGACGTACGGAATCTCGACCGCTTTTCCGTAATGTCCCTTGGCGATCACTTCTAAACCGATCTTGAAGCCGATGGGATCGAGCTCGACGCCGTCGAGCGCTTCCCGCTTGACCAGAAAGTAGCCGCTCGTGACGTCCTTGACGTTAGTGAGCGGACGCGCCAGCATGCACGCAACGCGCGACGTCACGATCCGCCGCGTCGGCCAGTTCGCAATGCCGCCGCCCGGTACGTAGCGGCTACCGACGGCCAAACCGTACTTCCCCGACTCCAGCGCTTCGACCATCGCCGGGAACACGTTGATGTCGTGGCTGAAATCGGCATCCATGGCTCCGAGCGCTTGCGACTCGGGACGCGCCGTCTTCCAACCGTCGATGACGCCGCTCGACAACCCCATTTTGCCGGGGCGGTGCAAACACCGGACCGGAAGCTCGGCGGCGAGCCGATCGACGATCGCACCGGTTCCGTCGGGCGAATTATCGTCGACGACGATGATCTCACCGTCGAGGCCGTTGGCCTTGAACACGCCGTCGAGCGCGCGCAGCAGCTGTTCGATGCCGCCGGCTTCGTTGTAGGTCGGGATGACGATAGAAAAAGGAAGCGCCATAGTCAATTCGCGGTAGTACGTCGGCCTACGGACGGCGTCCTATGCTTCCTCGCGCCGCAAGTGTTTATCGCGATACATCGCGGCGTCGGCAACCTGCAGCAGTCGCTGCAGGTCCTCGCCGTGTTCGGGAAAGAGGGCGATCCCGATGCTGGCGCCCACGGTGACGTTCGCGCCGGTCGACAGTACGATCGGCTTATCGAGGAACCGGTACATCCGCTCGGTGAGCGCTTCCACGTCGCCAACGTCGGCTATCGCGGTCTGCAGAATGACGAACTCGTCCCCGCCGACACGCGCGACCACGTCGTGTCCTCGTACCGCAATCTCGAGACGGCGGGCGACTTCCTTGAGGACCTCGTCGCCGGCCGCGTGGCCGTGCACGTCGTTGACGGGTTTGAAGCCGTCGAGGTCGGCATAGTGCAGGGCGATGATTTCACCGCCGCGACGCGCGCGCGCCGTCGCGCGCGTGAAGAGCTCTTCGAGGGCTGCTCGATTGGCAAGGCCGGTGAGTTTGTCTTGCGTCGCACGCTCGTGCAGCCGTCTTCCGCGCAGCTCCCGGGAGACGGCGTTGGTTACCATCGAGCTTAGTACGTCGATGAAGTCGATGTCGGATTGCTTGAACTCAGATTCGCGCTTGGCCTTATCGAGAAAGAGGATGGCACCGTACTGCTCGCCGTCGACGGTGAGACGCGCTCCAATATAGCTCCCCCACGGAAGGCCGCGCTCTTTCAGTTCGCTCGCATACGGCCCGACGGTGAGATCGTCGATCGCGACGGCCCGTTCGCTCGAGGCAAGGCGGCCTCCGATCGATTGCGTTACCGGCATTCGATGTCCGACCGGAAGTAAATCGTCGGAACCGTACCGGTGCTGAACGATCAGTTCGCCGTCGCGCATTTCGACGACGTAGCCGTGCGTCATCTGCAGCGCGTTCGATCCAAGGAACAACGCTTCGTCGACTTGAGCTCCGCCGCTCCACGACGATCCGGCCACCTGCAGCAGCGTCGCCAGCCGTTCGTCGAACTCATCGACTTGCCGGCGCAGCGCGCGCTCGCCGCTCATGTCGCGCGACGTGTAGAAGATACCCTCGACGCGACCGGCGACGCGAATCGGCGTAGCGTCAACGTGAACCGGCACCTCGTGGGCATCTTTCGTATATGCTGTCGCGTCGTAGCTGCGGGCCGGTCCGGAAAGAAGCTCCTCGAAGCGCGCTTGCGAACCTTCGCGCTGTCCGGGAGGAACGACGACGGTGAAGTTCTTACCGACGATGTCGGCGGCCGCGTGTCCGGTAAGATGCTCGAACGTTACGTTTGCATCGGTGATAACGCCCTCGGCGTCGACGGCCAGAATCGAGTTCGGGCTCGACGCAAAGAGCGACCGGAACCGTTCGTTGCTGCGCACGAGCTCGGCTTCGAATCGACGCTCGACGGTGACGTCCCGCACGGATCCGACCACTCCCTCGACGGTGCCGTTGACGACGATCGGCGCCAGGCTGCCAACGACGGGAACCTCACGACCCTGCGCGTCGAGAAACGTCGTCGCAAACTCGATCGATCGGCCCGACGCGGCGGTCGCATAGTCGACCGCCGCCGAACCGCGGCAATCCGGAGCGATGTGAATGTCGAACTTCTGACCGACCGCCTCGACGCCGAATCCCAGGCGCACCATCGCGGCGCGGTTCGCGCGCACGATCGTGCCGTCGGCGCGATAGATGCACATCAGATCCGAACTGTTGTCGAACATCGCCGCAAACCGCTGCCGCCGCTGCTCGAGCGCTCGCAACGCAGACTCGATCGACGCTTCGCGCCGCCGAATGACGAACGCATACAACGCGGCGACGACGACGAGAATCACGCCGCCGGCCACGAGCACGATGTTGCGCGACGTCGTGCGCTGAGCGCTTCCGCGCACCGTGGTGACCGTCGTCGCGCGGCCGAACGTGTCGTCCATCTGCAGCCCAAGCGTGCGGAGTTGCTCTTGCAGCGCGGCGTTACGCGGGCCGGCGGCTACCCGGCGCGAAACGGCTTCGAATCGCTGGTACAAGTCGCGGTCCGCGCCGCTGAGGTCGCCCAGGTCGTCGTTCTCGACGTCGAGTTTCGTGATGGCGGTCTCGAGATCGGCGACGGCGGAGGGTGTCGAAGCGGCGCGCGCGGCCTGATACAGAATCGCCATCGCTTGCGCGCGGCGCAAACTGCTCCGGTTGACGATGTCCGTTTGCACCGGCGCCGTTGCGAATCGGTATTCGATCACAGCGGCCTGAATGACGACCATAAGCGCAATCGTCGCGACCGCCAGAACGCCTCCCGTGCGCAGGCGCCGTACTGCCTCCGCTTGATCCATTTGGACTATAGGTATTCGAGGATTGCAAGCAAGACCATGGCAGCCGTCTCGGTCCGCAGGATCCGCGGGCCCAGCCATAAGAGGTGGGCGCCGCGGTCCGCGGCCATGTCGGCCTCGGCGTGCGAAAAGCCGCCCTCGGGCCCGATGACGACCAGCACGCGGGACGCGCCCGCGAGCAGCGGCGGGAGGGTTTCGCGCAGCGGCTGCGCCGGCGCCACCTCCCACGGAAACAGCACCGCGTCGTACTCCGCAAACCGGGCTAGGAGCTCGTCGTAGGAGCCGACCCCGGCGATCTCGGGGACGAAGCTGCGGCCGCACTGCTGCGCCGCCGTGCGCGCCAGCCGGCGCCAGCGATCGATCTTTGCCGTTCCAGAGGCGTGCGCCACGCTGCGCTCGCTGGTAAACGGCAAGATCGCGCGCGCGCCGAGCTCGGTGGCCTTCTCGACGACGAAATCCATCTTCTGCCCCTTGGGAATCGCTTGCGCGACGTCGATCGAGCGCGAGGCCGGAGTCTCGTTTGCGTGCGCGGCGAGCAGCGACGCGAAAACCGCGTTGCCGTCGACGTGCACGCGCGCGTCGAACCGCGTTCCCGCTGAGTCGACGAGCTCGATCGCGTCGCCGTCGCTCAGGCGCAAAACGGCGACGATCTTGCGGGCGTCGGCACCCTCGATGGCCACGCGCTCGCCGATCGCGCGAACCCCTTCAACGAAGAATCGGCGGGCCGGCATCGTGTCGAGACTACTCCGGGCGAAACGCGTCTTTTACACGCTCGAAGAAGCTGCGTTCGTCGATCGCGTCGCCGCCGGCGCTCGCGTACTCTTCCAGCAGCTCGCGCTGGCGTTTATTGAGTTT contains the following coding sequences:
- a CDS encoding diguanylate cyclase, which codes for MDQAEAVRRLRTGGVLAVATIALMVVIQAAVIEYRFATAPVQTDIVNRSSLRRAQAMAILYQAARAASTPSAVADLETAITKLDVENDDLGDLSGADRDLYQRFEAVSRRVAAGPRNAALQEQLRTLGLQMDDTFGRATTVTTVRGSAQRTTSRNIVLVAGGVILVVVAALYAFVIRRREASIESALRALEQRRQRFAAMFDNSSDLMCIYRADGTIVRANRAAMVRLGFGVEAVGQKFDIHIAPDCRGSAAVDYATAASGRSIEFATTFLDAQGREVPVVGSLAPIVVNGTVEGVVGSVRDVTVERRFEAELVRSNERFRSLFASSPNSILAVDAEGVITDANVTFEHLTGHAAADIVGKNFTVVVPPGQREGSQARFEELLSGPARSYDATAYTKDAHEVPVHVDATPIRVAGRVEGIFYTSRDMSGERALRRQVDEFDERLATLLQVAGSSWSGGAQVDEALFLGSNALQMTHGYVVEMRDGELIVQHRYGSDDLLPVGHRMPVTQSIGGRLASSERAVAIDDLTVGPYASELKERGLPWGSYIGARLTVDGEQYGAILFLDKAKRESEFKQSDIDFIDVLSSMVTNAVSRELRGRRLHERATQDKLTGLANRAALEELFTRATARARRGGEIIALHYADLDGFKPVNDVHGHAAGDEVLKEVARRLEIAVRGHDVVARVGGDEFVILQTAIADVGDVEALTERMYRFLDKPIVLSTGANVTVGASIGIALFPEHGEDLQRLLQVADAAMYRDKHLRREEA
- a CDS encoding 16S rRNA (uracil(1498)-N(3))-methyltransferase → MPARRFFVEGVRAIGERVAIEGADARKIVAVLRLSDGDAIELVDSAGTRFDARVHVDGNAVFASLLAAHANETPASRSIDVAQAIPKGQKMDFVVEKATELGARAILPFTSERSVAHASGTAKIDRWRRLARTAAQQCGRSFVPEIAGVGSYDELLARFAEYDAVLFPWEVAPAQPLRETLPPLLAGASRVLVVIGPEGGFSHAEADMAADRGAHLLWLGPRILRTETAAMVLLAILEYL
- a CDS encoding polyprenol monophosphomannose synthase, encoding MALPFSIVIPTYNEAGGIEQLLRALDGVFKANGLDGEIIVVDDNSPDGTGAIVDRLAAELPVRCLHRPGKMGLSSGVIDGWKTARPESQALGAMDADFSHDINVFPAMVEALESGKYGLAVGSRYVPGGGIANWPTRRIVTSRVACMLARPLTNVKDVTSGYFLVKREALDGVELDPIGFKIGLEVIAKGHYGKAVEIPYVFKDRTVGESKLNQKEIINYLKQLRKLYTAKLR